The Bubalus kerabau isolate K-KA32 ecotype Philippines breed swamp buffalo chromosome X, PCC_UOA_SB_1v2, whole genome shotgun sequence genome has a segment encoding these proteins:
- the LOC129639504 gene encoding nuclear RNA export factor 3-like, with protein MEHTDKGNSLQRRARSSGIYQRQYACWSEPVTSQQQQDRDSKESDAHMDIQGRYAPYAIPSHHWRSSFQRKDQMHVTMETEQKPPARTMKTNRQDETLGSWFKIIIPFGIQYDEKWLMNLIQKKCSVPFTAVEFHYEKMQAQFFVENANVACALKNVSGKIFSEDNEMISIFVEPCDAPQSVQKTLTSEKLEQIKPVFPSFWFPGDFIPCDIGTTWNRRNSTATSLNVYPGIRPMLSSLYLSNKKPYLGHGLSTIKEIASTTENLNLSNTEVKIAGEMDKAHQLEPEGMCADRSAVCTTFRDKSTNMSTLLQLFPRLLSLDGQETLSGSKCAVEAPKRLPMCKGSFFGSEELKSQILQFLQQYYLIHDSGDRQGLLGAYHEEACFSLAIPFQLKDPALSSMYAYFLDNRNMKTLKDPNLRVQMMKHTKHDIVHALCALPKTQHDFSSFVVDMCFQTEKMLCFSVNGVFKEVEGTSPGCVRAFTQTFIATPASFSSLCIVNDELFVSKASPSEAQHLHSPSQYLHSPPVPCTPSPRSSRKWCRLSSSRLG; from the exons AGCACACTGATAAAGGGAACTCTTTACAAAGAAGAGCACGAAGCTCGGGTATTTACCAAAGGCAGTATGCCTGTTGGTCTGAACCGGTCACTTcccagcagcagcaagacagagATTCAAAAGAAAGTGATGCTCATATGGACATCCAAGGAAGATA TGCTCCCTATGCCATTCCATCCCATCACTGGAGAAGTAGTTTTCAGAGAAAAGACCAAATGCATGTTACCATGGAGACAGAGCAAAAGCCTCCGGCgagaacaatgaaaacaaatagaCAGGATGAGACCTTGGGGAGCTGGTTCAAGATTATT attCCCTTTGGTATACAATATGATGAGAAGTGGCTGATGAATTTGATTCAGAAGAAGTGCAGTGTCCCCTTTACTGCAGTCGAA TTTCACTATGAGAAAATGCAGGCCCAGTTCTTTGTAGAGAATGCCAACGTTGCCTGTGCATTGAAGAATGTCAGCGGCAAGATTTTCAGTGAGGATAATGAAATG ATATCTATCTTTGTTGAGCCCTGTGATGCACCCCAGTCTGTGCAGAAGACACTGACATCTGAAAAGTTGGAGCAGATAAAG CCCGTGTTTCCCTCCTTCTGGTTTCCTGGAGACTTTATACCGTGTGATATTGGAACGACATGGAACCGTAGAAATAGCACGGCTACCTCCCTGAACGTCTATCCAGGGATCAGGCCCATG CTTTCATCTTTGTACTTGAGCAACAAGAAACCCTACTTGGGGCACGGCCTGTCCACCATTAAGGAGATTGCTTCCACCACGGAGAACTTGAATCTCTCCAACACTGAG GTGAAGATTGCCGGGGAGATGGACAAGGCTCATCAGCTGGAACCAGAAGGGATGTGTGCAGACAGAAGCGCTGTGTGCACCACCTTCCGTGATAAGTCAACCAACATGAG CACCCTCCTGCAGTTGTTCCCCAGGTTACTAAGCTTG GATGGCCAGGAGACACTCTCAGGTTCTAAATGTGCTGTGGAAGCCCCCAAGCGCTTACCAATGTGCAAG GGAAGCTTCTTTGGATCTGAAGAGTTGAAGAGTCAAATCCTGCAATTCCTGCAGCA GTATTACTTGATCCATGACTCTGGGGACCGCCAGGGACTCCTGGGTGCTTATCATGAGGAGGCCTGCTTCTCCCTGGCCATTCCATTCCAACTCAAGGACCCAGCCCT AAGCAGCATGTATGCGTACTTCTTGGACAACAGGAATATGAAGACACTCAAGGACCCCA ACCTGCGTGTCCAGATGATGAAACACACAAAACATGACATTGTGCATGCCCTCTGTGCGTTGCCGAAAACTCAGCATGACTTCAGCTCCTTCGTGGTGGACATGTGTTTTCAGACG GAAAAGATGCTCTGCTTCTCTGTCAACGGGGTGTTCAAGGAAG TGGAAGGAACATCTCCTGGCTGTGTGCGTGCCTTCACCCAGACCTTCATTGCTACCCCTGCCAGCTTTTCCAG TCTTTGTATAGTGAATGACGAGCTGTTTGTGAGCAAAGCCAGTCCCAGTGAGGCTCAGCATCTGCATTCTCCATCCCAGTACCTACACTCACCTCCAGTTCCATGCACACCCTCTCCCAGGAGCAGCAGGAAATGGTGCAGGCTTTCTTCATCACGTCTGGGATGA